In Fragaria vesca subsp. vesca linkage group LG1, FraVesHawaii_1.0, whole genome shotgun sequence, the sequence NNNNNNNNNNNNNNNNNNNNNNNNNNNNNNNNNNNNNNNNNNNNNNNNNNNNNNNNNNNNNNNNNNNNNNNNNNNNNNNNNNNNNNNNNNNNNNNNNNNNNNNNNNNNNNNNNNNNNNNNNNNNNNNNNNNNNNNNNNNNNNNNNNNNNNNNNNNNNNNNNNNNNNNNNNNNNNNNNNNNNNNNNNNNNNNNNNNNNNNNNNNNNNNNNNNNNNNNNNNNNNNNNNNNNNNNNNNNNNNNNNNNNNNNNNNNNNNNNNNNNNNNNNNNNNNNNNNNNNNNNNNNNNNNNNNNNNNNNNNNNNNNNNNNNNNNNNNNNNNNNNNNNNNNNNNNNNNNNAACAAAAGGCAACCTTTTAATTTTTGGGAAAAAACAACGTTTGTTTGCAGAAGAATTGAAAAAAAGCAACCTTTAAATTTTCGGAAACAGGCAACCTTTGTTTGCAGAAAAAGGCAACCTTTGTTTGTAGAAGATTCAACAAAAGGCAACCTTTTAATTTTTGGGAAAAACAACGTTTGTTTGCAGAAGATTGAAAAAAGGCAACCTTTAAATGTTCGGAAAAATGCAACCTTTGTTTGCAGAAGATCGAAAAAAGGCAATCGTTGGCCTTCATATAGTGGTCAGCGCCCTAGGATCTTTACTGGTACTTTACGACTTAAGCAAAGCTAAAAAGATGAACTTGAAGACAGAAACACAGCACACAGCAACTTTATAGTGGTTCAGACAAAACCCTGGCCTACGTCCACTAGTACTTATTGAAATCCCTACGCTAATCCCCAACTCCCTTGCTAGATCTCTCTATCACCCTTAGAGTCCACTAGTACTTATTGAAATCCCTATGCTAATCCCCAACTCCCTTGCTAGATCTCTCTATCACCCTTAGAGCCCTCGGTTTTCTGCGGTCTCTTACCCTTAGAAACCCCCCCCCCCCTCCGCAGCTCCTATTTTATAGAAAATAGGGGCTGCTGATACAACATGGTTTAGCACTCCTAAACCTAATAGACATAAGTATTACAAATCCTAATAGAACCTTGAAAGACTAACTTTCCTAGAACTTATAGAAAAGCTACAGCCCTGTCCTCTTTTTGTTTAATTTTTGGGAAAAGGCAACGTTTGTATGCAGAAGATTGAAAAAAATGCAACCTTTAAATTCTCGGGAAAACATAACCATTGTTTGCAGAAGATTGAAAAAAAGGCAATCTTTAAATTTTNNNNNNNNNNNNNNNNNNNNNNNNNNNNNNNNNNNNNNNNNNNNNNNNNNNNNNNNNNNNNNNNNNNNNNNNNNNNNNNNNNNNNNNNNNNNNNNNNNNNNNNNNNNNNNNNNNNNNNNNNNNNNNNNNNNNNNNNNNNNNNNNNNNNNNNNNNNNNNNNNNNNNNNNNNNNNNNNNNNNNNNNNNNNNNNNNNNNNNNNNNNNNNNNNNNNNNNNNNNNNNNNNNNNNNNNNNNNNNNNNNNNNNNNNNNNNNNNNNNNNNNNNNNNNNNNNNNNNNNNNNNNNNNNNNNNNNNNNNNNNNNNNNNNNNNNNNNNNNNNNNNNNNNNNNNNNNNNNNNNNNNNNNNNNNNNNNNNNNNNNNNNNNNNNNNNNNNNNNNNNNNNNNNNNNNNNNNNNNNNNNNNNNNNNNNNNNNNNNNNNNNNNNNNNNNNNNNNNNNNNNNNNNNNNNNNNNNNNNNNNNNNNNNNNNNNNNNNNNNNNNNNNNNNNNNNNNNNNNNNNNNNNNNNNNNNNNNNNNNNNNNNNNNNNNNNNNNNNNNNNNNNNNNNNNNNNNNNNNNNNNNNNNNNNNNNNNNNNNNNNNNNNNNNNNNNNNNNNNNNNNNNNNNNNNNNNNNNNNNNNNNNNNNNNNNNNNNNNNNNNNNNNNNNNNNNNNNNNNNNNNNNNNNNNNNNNNNNNNNNNNNNNNNNNNNNNNNNNNNNNNNNNNNNNNNNNNNNNNNNNNNNNNNNNNNNNNNNNNNNNNNNNNNNNNNNNNNNNNNNNNNNNNNNNNNNNNNNNNNNNNNNNNNNNNNNNNNNNNNNNNNNNNNNNNNNNNNNNNNNNNNNNNNNNNNNNNNNNNNNNNNNNNNNNNNNNNNNNNNNNNNNNNNNNNNNNNNNNNNNNNNNNNNNNNNNNNNNNNNNNNNNNNNNNNNNNNNNNNNNNNNNNNNNNNNNNNNNNNNNNNNNNNNNNNNNNNNNNNNNNNNNNNNNNNNNNNNNNNNNNNNNNNNNNNNNNNNNNNNNNNNNNNNNNNNNNNNNNNNNNNNNNNNNNNNNNNNNNNNNNNNNNNNNNNNNNNNNNNNNNNNNNNNNNNNNNNNNNNNNNNNNNNNNNNNNNNNNNNNNNNNNNNNNNNNNNNNNNNNNNNNNNNNNNNNNNNNNNNNNNNNNNNNNNNNNNNNNNNNNNNNNNNNNNNNNNNNNNNNNNNNNNNNNNNNNNNNNNNNNNNNNNNNNNNNNNNNNNNNNNNNNNNNNNNNNNNNNNNNNNNNNNNNNNNNNNNNNNNNNNNNNNNNNNNNNNNNNNNNNNNNNNNNNNNNNNNNNNNNNNNNNNNNNNNNNNNNNNNNNNNNNNNNNNNNNNNNNNNNNNNNNNNNNNNNNNNNNNNNNNNNNNNNNNNNNNNNNNNNNNNNNNNNNNNNNNNNNNNNNNNNNNNNNNNNNNNNNNNNNNNNNNNNNNNNNNNNNNNNNNNNNNNNNNNNNNNNNNNNNNNNNNNNNNNNNNNNNNNNNNNNNNNNNNNNNNNNNNNNNNNNNNNNNNNNNNNNNNNNNNNNNNNNNNNNNNNNNNNNNNNNNNNNNNNNNNNNNNNNNNNNNNNNNNNNNNNNNNNNNNNNNNNNNNNNNNNNNNNNNNNNNNNNNNNNNNNNNNNNNNNNNNNNNNNNNNNNNNNNNNNNNNNNNNNNNNNNNNNNNNNNNNNNNNNNNNNNNNNNNNNNNNNNNNNNNNNNNNNNNNNNNNNNNNNNNNNNNNNNNNNNNNNNNNNNNNNNNNNNNNNNNNNNNNNNNNNNNNNNNNNNNNNNNNNNNNNNNNNNNNNNNNNNNNNNNNNNNNNNNNNNNNNNNNNNNNNNNNNNNNNNNNNNNNNNNNNNNNNNNNNNNNNNNNNNNNNNNNNNNNNNNNNNNNNNNNNNNNNNNNNNNNNNNNNNNNNNNNNNNNNNNNNNNNNNNNNNNNNNNNNNNNNNNNNNNNNNNNNNNNNNNNNNNNNNNNNNNNNNNNNNNNNNNNNNNNNNNNNNNNNNNNNNNNNNNNNNNNNNNNNNNNNNNNNNNNNNNNNNNNNNNNNNNNNNNNNNNNNNNNNNNNNNNNNNNNNNNNNNNNNNNNNNNNNNNNNNNNNNNNNNNNNNNNNNNNNNNNNNNNNNNNNNNNNNNNNNNNNNNNNNNNNNNNNNNNNNNNNNNNNNNNNNNNNNNNNNNNNNNNNNNNNNNNNNNNNNNNNNNNNNNNNNNNNNNNNNNNNNNNNNNNNNNNNNNNNNNNNNNNNNNNNNNNNNNNNNNNNNNNNNNNNNNNNNNNNNNNNNNNNNNNNNNNNNNNNNNNNNNNNNNNNNNNNNNNNNNNNNNNNNNNNNNNNNNNNNNNNNNNNNNNNNNNNNNNNNNNNNNNNNNNNNNNNNNNNNNNNNNNNNNNNNNNNNNNNNNNNNNNNNNNNNNNNNNNNNNNNNNNNNNNNNNNNNNNNNNNNNNNNNNNNNNNNNNNNNNNNNNNNNNNNNNNNNNNNNNNNNNNNNNNNNNNNNNNNNNNNNNNNNNNNNNNNNNNNNNNNNNNNNNNNNNNNNNNNNNNNNNNNNNNNNNNNNNNNNNNNNNNNNNNNNNNNNNNNNNNNNNNNNNNNNNNNNNNNNNNNNNNNNNNNNNNNNNNNNNNNNNNNNNNNNNNNNNNNNNNNNNNNNNNNNNNNNNNNNNNNNNNNNNNNNNNNNNNNNNNNNNNNNNNNNNNNNNNNNNNNNNNNNNNNNNNNNNNNNNNNNNNNNNNNNNNNNNNNNNNNNNNNNNNNNNNNNNNNNNNNNNNNNNNNNNNNNNNNNNNNNNNNNNNNNNNNNNNNNNNNNNNNNNNNNNNNNNNNNNNNNNNNNNNNNNNNNNNNNNNNNNNNNNNNNNNNNNNNNNNNNNNNNNNNNNNNNNNNNNNNNNNNNNNNNNNNNNNNNNNNNNNNNNNNNNNNNNNNNNNNNNNNNNNNNNNNNNNNNNNNNNNNNNNNNNNNNNNNNNNNNNNNNNNNNNNNNNNNNNNNNNNNNNNNNNNNNNNNNNNNNNNNNNNNNNNNNNNNNNNNNNNNNNNNNNNNNNNNNNNNNNNNNNNNNNNNNNNNNNNNNNNNNNNNNNNNNNNNNNNNNNNNNNNNNNNNNNNNNNNNNNNNNNNNNNNNNNNNNNNNNNNNNNNNNNNNNNNNNNNNNNNNNNNNNNNNNNNNNNNNNNNNNNNNNNNNNNNNNNNNNNNNNNNNNNNNNNNNNNNNNNNNNNNNNNNNNNNNNNNNNNNNNNNNNNNNNNNNNNNNNNNNNNNNNNNNNNNNNNNNNNNNNNNNNNNNNNNNNNNNNNNNNNNNNNNNNNNNNNNNNNNNNNNNNNNNNNNNNNNNNNNNNNNNNNNNNNNNNNNNNNNNNNNNNNNNNNNNNNNNNNNNNNNNNNNNNNNNNNNNNNNNNNNNNNNNNNNNNNNNNNNNNNNNNNNNNNNNNNNNNNNNNNNNNNNNNNNNNNNNNNNNNNNNNNNNNNNNNNNNNNNNNNNNNNNNNNNNNNNNNNNNNNNNNNNNNNNNNNNNNNNNNNNNNNNNNNNNNNNNNNNNNNNNNNNNNNNNNNNNNNNNNNNNNNNNNNNNNNNNNNNNNNNNNNNNNNNNNNNNNNNNNNNNNNNNNNNNNNNNNNNNNNNNNNNNNNNNNNNNNNNNNNNNNNNNNNNNNNNNNNNNNNNNNNNNNNNNNNNNNNNNNNNNNNNNNNNNNNNNNNNNNNNNNNNNNNNNNNNNNNNNNNNNNNNNNNNNNNNNNNNNNNNNNNNNNNNNNNNNNNNNNNNNNNNNNNNNNNNNNNNNNNNNNNNNNNNNNNNNNNNNNNNNNNNNNNNNNNNNNNNNNNNNNNNNNNNNNNNNNNNNNNNNNNNNNNNNNNNNNNNNNNNNNNNNNNNNNNNNNNNNNNNNNNNNNNNNNNNNNNNNNNNNNNNNNNNNNNNNNNNNNNNNNNNNNNNNNNNNNNNNNNNNNNNNNNNNNNNNNNNNNNNNNNNNNNNNNNNNNNNNNNNNNNNNNNNNNNNNNNNNNNNNNNNNNNNNNNNNNNNNNNNNNNNNNNNNNNNNNNNNNNNNNNNNNNNNNNNNNNNNNNNNNNNNNNNNNNNNNNNNNNNNNNNNNNNNNNNNNNNNNNNNNNNNNNNNNNNNNNNNNNNNNNNNNNNNNNNNNNNNNNNNNNNNNNNNNNNNNNNNNNNNNNNNNNNNNNNNNNNNNNNNNNNNNNNNNNNNNNNNNNNNNNNNNNNNNNNNNNNNNNNNNNNNNNNNNNNNNNNNNNNNNNNNNNNNNNNNNNNNNNNNNNNNNNNNNNNNNNNNNNNNNNNNNNNNNNNNNNNNNNNNNNNNNNNNNNNNNNNNNNNNNNNNNNNNNNNNNNNNNNNNNNNNNNNNNNNNNNNNNNNNNNNNNNNNNNNNNNNNNNNNNNNNNNNNNNNNNNNNNNNNNNNNNNNNNNNNNNNNNNNNNNNNNNNNNNNNNNNNNNNNNNNNNNNNNNNNNNNNNNNNNNNNNNNNNNNNNNNNNNNNNNNNNNNNNNNNNNNNNNNNNNNNNNNNNNNNNNNNNNNNNNNNNNNNNNNNNNNNNNNNNNNNNNNNNNNNNNNNNNNNNNNNNNNNNNNNNNNNNNNNNNNNNNNNNNNNNNNNNNNNNNNNNNNNNNNNNNNNNNNNNNNNNNNNNNNNNNNNNNNNNNNNNNNNNNNNNNNNNNNNNNNNNNNNNNNNNNNNNNNNNNNNNNNNNNNNNNNNNNNNNNNNNNNNNNNNNNNNNNNNNNNNNNNNNNNNNNNNNNNNNNNNNNNNNNNNNNNNNNNNNNNNNNNNNNNNNNNNNNNNNNNNNNNNNNNNNNNNNNNNNNNNNNNNNNNNNNNNNNNNNNNNNNNNNNNNNNNNNNNNNNNNNNNNNNNNNNNNNNNNNNNNNNNNNNNNNNNNNNNNNNNNNNNNNNNNNNNNNNNNNNNNNNNNNNNNNNNNNNNNNNNNNNNNNNNNNNNNNNNNNNNNNNNNNNNNNNNNNNNNNNNNNNNNNNNNNNNNNNNNNNNNNNNNNNNNNNNNNNNNNNNNNNNNNNNNNNNNNNNNNNNNNNNNNNNNNNNNNNNNNNNNNNNNNNNNNNNNNNNNNNNNNNNNNNNNNNNNNNNNNNNNNNNNNNNNNNNNNNNNNNNNNNNNNNNNNNNNNNNNNNNNNNNNNNNNNNNNNNNNNNNNNNNNNNNNNNNNNNNNNNNNNNNNNNNNNNNNNNNNNNNNNNNNNNNNNNNNNNNNNNNNNNNNNNNNNNNNNNNNNNNNNNNNNNNNNNNNNNNNNNNNNNNNNNNNNNNNNNNNNNNNNNNNNNNNNNNNNNNNNNNNNNNNNNNNNNNNNNNNNNNNNNNNNNNNNNNNNNNNNNNNNNNNNNNNNNNNNNNNNNNNNNNNNNNNNNNNNNNNNNNNNNNNNNNNNNNNNNNNNNNNNNNNNNNNNNNNNNNNNNNNNNNNNNNNNNNNNNNNNNNNNNNNNNNNNNNNNNNNNNNNNNNNNNNNNNNNNNNNNNNNNNNNNNNNNNNNNNNNNNNNNNNNNNNNNNNNNNNNNNNNNNNNNNNNNNNNNNNNNNNNNNNNNNNNNNNNNNNNNNNNNNNNNNNNNNNNNNNNNNNNNNNNNNNNNNNNNNNNNNNNNNNNNNNNNNNNNNNNNNNNNNNNNNNNNNNNNNNNNNNNNNNNNNNNNNNNNNNNNNNNNNNNNNNNNNNNNNNNNNNNNNNNNNNNNNNNNNNNNNNNNNNNNNNNNNNNNNNNNNNNNNNNNNNNNNNNNNNNNNNNNNNNNNNNNNNNNNNNNNNNNNNNNNNNNNNNNNNNNNNNNNNNNNNNNNNNNNNNNNNNNNNNNNNNNNNNNNNNNNNNNNNNNNNNNNNNNNNNNNNNNNNNNNNNNNNNNNNNNNNNNNNNNNNNNNNNNNNNNNNNNNNNNNNNNNNNNNNNNNNNNNNNNNNNNNNNNNNNNNNNNNNNNNNNNNNNNNNNNNNNNNNNNNNNNNNNNNNNNNNNNNNNNNNNNNNNNNNNNNNNNNNNNNNNNNNNNNNNNNNNNNNNNNNNNNNNNNNNNNNNNNNNNNNNNNNNNNNNNNNNNNNNNNNNNNNNNNNNNNNNNNNNNNNNNNNNNNNNNNNNNNNNNNNNNNNNNNNNNNNNNNNNNNNNNNNNNNNNNNNNNNNNNNNNNNNNNNNNNNNNNNNNNNNNNNNNNNNNNNNNNNNNNNNNNNNNNNNNNNNNNNNNNNNNNNNNNNNNNNNNNNNNNNNNNNNNNNNNNNNNNNNNNNNNAAATGCCAGATAGTTTGCCAATTAAAGCAACCAACAGGGATTTACCGACGAGTAGGAGTCCTAATGATCCAACTACAACGGGGAAGTTTGAAACAAGAAGTTTTGGATCAATAGACATTCCAACCTGAAAATTCACAAACAGTTGTTAAAGATGACATTATACATTTCAATAGGCTGACAGTTCACTACATGTCCAAGACAAGAACTCTTGATCCTATCCAGTATCCATAGACTGATATTTTTAAGATTGTTAATAGTAACTGATATCAAACATTATAATATGGGTGTGAAAGAAAGGAAACAAGAAGTTGCCACCATGAAGCACATACCGTCATGAAAAAGAGACCCAATAGAAGGCCGCGATATGGAGCAATGTCTGACTCAACCTGTAAGGAAAATTCAGTTTCCACAAGCAAACCAGCCAAAAATGCTCCCACTGCCCATGGACAGTCCAGCCTGTACATAAGAGGTAAAGATTAAGAGCTTTATAGCATTAAAAAGGAATATTATAAAGTTTTTAATAAATGCAGAACGTACCCTAGCAGTGAGAAGACTTGTTCCTAGAATAACAAGCAATGTGTTAGCAGAAAATATTTCTGCGTTTTGATTATCTGCAAATTGCCTATAAATTGGTCGAAGCAACTGCAAAACCACACAAAACAACATTAGGTCTAACACACAAGTTTGACTTTTATAGGAGCTTTAGCAGGATTCCCACCCCCAAACACCCCCAAAACATAAATTGATTATGAAAAATACATACATTGTGACTTGTTTACCTG encodes:
- the LOC101302599 gene encoding uncharacterized protein LOC101302599 → MSLPDRLSFFEGHKHLGGVLVSDQLRLMVLAYFLWVASTIVHCRLQRFHRRLKHCAQLLRPIYRQFADNQNAEIFSANTLLVILGTSLLTARVESDIAPYRGLLLGLFFMTSMDTG